From Humisphaera borealis, the proteins below share one genomic window:
- a CDS encoding RHS repeat domain-containing protein yields the protein MSATRNNLCYFEASEGPQTVALALLPEGPIVWEPGLKPNVWSFRTPYTELAKLGNEIGRTGRLSLCDSTDQPALADVKIDNCRIVDCQPLDLSEVVNAQGVSSPIFAEYRLTIADWRDKFVSPRGGRLKVGLVMTSFVDEVAIQSMTDPVRGDTWTLESSNGGLNWTKTFFDRLGRPYRVEKSAPADAGTDAIAFATTEYDGNGRVSRTRGFDGTITLYRFDFNTGLTDVILDMDRDGKYTPVVDRKSTTRIADSGDQSGIVTKSLADSGVSTSTTTTSNHGLDGKAVVNGQTATSAVEFLSPGEGEGYRVTTKAPDLTRTVETYKSGFLISTERFGTSGSTPITSEFYGYDALGRLETVYDPAWGTTTYERRPDGTVSKITFPDGRTQVFANFDDKTNAPTAVTRPGGGEQSQTLNDQGRQATQEGSGLLPLRMAYHAQTGQMTSLKTFRSGELDGSGAATTQWSYDNRTGLLKTKTWADNSQDVYTYNGGFQQTGLTRPGQSARQSATFTYNNAGESQGSTYADSSYGSIINGVLTRDDAGRALLASQFSQGVGLEGGSNLDTSVAAYTNLDQLKLDKSGGTGAGVVYEYYGPAENAAGQAPGALKSITLKRGATVFQKLEYAYDSVSKRLATITLKSGSGTTLQSFDYAYKAQTDLVESLTIPGVGQTSWTYEPQTGRLQNLSVTNVLDDTPYQAGYSYNGHDQRSGETVSYSTPGGGSVSYAGEFGYDAHDQLATAAKTYTSGGLTNESYSYTYDGVGNRTSANGAASAFNNLNQNTDFNYDARGNLLGDGVQTYTWDALDRLTSVTKAGGLSRVEFEYDGQNRRTEKRVYGRASVGDPWSLTSTIRYAWEGERLIAEFDSNNTLRTSYVWGMGGLAGGLLAVTDHTPSSGPQTYTAIHDATGSLVGYLDSTGAVAATFRYDPYGVLLSADGTANNVGSYRYAGGQLDEETNLQYHLNRYYSPGQGRFLNRDPIAEGGGVNVYAYAGGDPLNSTDAKGLEPSEPQPVHTWENFGKGQLRSDGRFFKLSEPVPDINGMAKHYVHMKGRVPNFSQWSQQTIRMYISGDPSFDRIQSQQFFKQAYGTVIDLDELRIHHDGLNLQKVRTSHGIEIYKSEMQAVPKLVNQTPHIGSASMARQLREVQNISPSQYKELVEHLNSNLLKQMSSAPKPVTQSAIAVPAKAVSNSASKIVSPASAGVTLKAIGVIGVFTSLRDAAKEAGIGGYAFGEINAPYYFTDNSGSVFVARTWKDGIANLWKQHYEIEYIAGPRTGHKEEVDEENYNIYQWTARQKWGELIKGGIFTEPRFKPGTDRESLPVVDPVSGAVNGWVDEDGVHIVNYDLRGRV from the coding sequence ATGAGCGCAACCCGCAACAATCTTTGCTACTTCGAAGCCAGCGAAGGGCCGCAGACGGTGGCGCTCGCGTTGCTTCCAGAGGGGCCGATCGTCTGGGAGCCGGGCCTCAAGCCGAACGTCTGGAGCTTTCGCACGCCGTACACCGAGCTTGCCAAGCTCGGGAACGAAATCGGGAGAACGGGCCGCCTTTCATTGTGCGATTCCACCGATCAGCCGGCCCTGGCGGACGTGAAGATCGACAATTGCCGGATCGTCGATTGCCAGCCACTGGACTTGAGCGAGGTCGTCAACGCCCAGGGCGTGAGCAGCCCGATCTTTGCTGAGTATCGGCTCACAATCGCTGATTGGCGGGACAAGTTCGTTTCGCCACGGGGGGGGCGACTGAAGGTGGGACTGGTCATGACCTCGTTCGTCGACGAAGTCGCAATTCAGTCAATGACCGATCCCGTCCGTGGCGACACCTGGACGCTCGAGTCCTCCAACGGCGGCCTGAACTGGACGAAGACCTTCTTCGACCGCCTCGGCCGCCCCTATCGGGTCGAGAAGTCTGCCCCGGCCGATGCCGGCACGGACGCGATCGCCTTCGCCACGACCGAGTATGACGGAAACGGCCGGGTCAGCCGCACCCGCGGGTTCGATGGCACGATCACGCTCTACCGCTTCGACTTCAACACCGGCCTGACCGACGTCATTCTCGACATGGACCGCGACGGCAAGTACACGCCGGTGGTGGATCGCAAGAGCACCACGCGCATCGCCGACAGCGGCGACCAGAGCGGAATCGTGACCAAGTCACTGGCCGACAGCGGGGTCTCGACTTCCACCACCACGACTTCCAACCACGGCCTCGACGGCAAGGCAGTCGTCAACGGCCAGACCGCCACGTCCGCCGTCGAGTTCCTCTCGCCCGGTGAAGGCGAAGGCTACCGCGTCACCACCAAAGCGCCCGACCTCACCCGGACCGTCGAAACCTACAAGTCCGGCTTCCTGATTTCGACCGAGCGATTCGGCACCAGCGGCTCGACGCCGATTACCTCCGAGTTCTACGGCTACGACGCTCTCGGCCGGCTGGAAACCGTCTACGACCCCGCCTGGGGCACCACGACGTACGAACGCCGGCCCGACGGCACGGTCAGCAAGATCACCTTCCCCGACGGCCGCACGCAGGTCTTTGCCAACTTCGATGACAAGACCAACGCACCCACCGCCGTCACCCGGCCGGGCGGCGGCGAGCAGTCGCAGACCCTCAACGATCAGGGCCGGCAGGCCACACAGGAAGGTTCAGGTCTGCTGCCGCTGCGGATGGCGTACCACGCCCAGACCGGGCAGATGACGTCGCTGAAGACCTTCAGGTCGGGTGAACTCGACGGCTCCGGGGCTGCCACAACCCAGTGGAGTTATGACAACCGCACCGGCTTGCTCAAGACCAAGACCTGGGCCGACAACTCGCAGGACGTCTACACCTACAACGGCGGGTTCCAGCAGACCGGCCTCACCCGGCCGGGGCAGTCAGCGCGGCAGTCGGCGACGTTCACGTACAACAACGCCGGCGAATCCCAAGGCAGCACCTACGCCGATTCCAGCTACGGCAGCATTATCAACGGCGTCCTCACCCGCGACGACGCCGGTCGGGCGCTGCTGGCCAGCCAGTTCAGCCAGGGCGTCGGTCTGGAAGGCGGGAGCAATCTCGACACCTCCGTCGCCGCGTACACGAACCTCGACCAGCTCAAGCTCGACAAGTCCGGCGGCACCGGCGCCGGCGTGGTGTACGAGTACTACGGACCTGCGGAGAACGCCGCCGGCCAAGCCCCCGGCGCGCTCAAGTCGATCACGCTCAAGCGGGGAGCCACCGTCTTCCAGAAGCTGGAGTATGCTTACGACTCGGTGAGCAAACGGCTGGCGACCATCACCCTCAAGAGCGGCAGCGGCACGACGCTGCAATCCTTCGACTACGCCTACAAGGCCCAGACCGACCTGGTCGAATCACTCACCATCCCTGGCGTCGGCCAGACGAGTTGGACGTACGAGCCCCAGACCGGCCGGCTGCAGAACCTCTCGGTTACGAACGTCCTGGACGACACGCCTTACCAGGCCGGCTACAGCTACAACGGCCACGACCAGCGCAGCGGCGAGACCGTCAGCTACAGCACGCCCGGCGGCGGATCGGTCTCCTACGCCGGTGAGTTTGGCTACGACGCCCACGACCAGCTCGCCACCGCCGCCAAGACCTACACGTCTGGTGGCCTGACGAACGAGAGCTATTCCTACACCTACGACGGCGTCGGCAACCGCACGTCGGCCAACGGCGCCGCTTCGGCGTTCAACAACCTCAACCAGAACACCGACTTCAACTACGACGCCCGCGGCAACCTGCTCGGCGACGGCGTGCAGACCTACACGTGGGACGCACTCGACCGCCTGACGAGCGTCACCAAGGCCGGTGGCCTGTCGCGCGTCGAGTTCGAGTACGACGGCCAGAACCGCCGGACGGAAAAGCGGGTGTACGGCCGAGCCTCGGTCGGCGATCCCTGGTCGCTGACCAGCACGATCCGCTACGCCTGGGAAGGCGAACGGCTGATCGCCGAGTTCGACAGCAACAACACGCTGCGGACGAGCTACGTCTGGGGCATGGGCGGCCTGGCGGGTGGGCTGCTAGCCGTCACCGATCACACGCCCTCCAGCGGGCCGCAAACCTACACCGCCATCCACGACGCGACGGGAAGCCTGGTCGGCTACCTCGACAGCACCGGCGCCGTGGCGGCGACGTTCCGCTACGACCCCTACGGGGTCCTGCTGTCCGCCGACGGAACGGCGAACAACGTCGGCAGCTACCGCTATGCCGGCGGGCAGTTGGATGAAGAGACCAACCTGCAGTACCACCTGAACCGGTACTATTCGCCGGGCCAGGGCCGTTTCCTGAACCGCGACCCGATCGCCGAGGGGGGTGGGGTGAACGTGTATGCCTATGCGGGCGGGGATCCGTTGAACTCCACGGATGCGAAAGGACTTGAGCCCAGCGAGCCACAACCGGTACATACTTGGGAGAACTTCGGCAAAGGCCAGCTCCGAAGTGATGGACGATTTTTCAAACTCTCAGAACCGGTGCCAGACATTAACGGAATGGCAAAGCACTACGTACACATGAAGGGGCGCGTGCCGAATTTCTCCCAATGGTCGCAGCAAACTATCAGAATGTACATATCAGGGGATCCTAGCTTTGATCGAATTCAGTCACAGCAGTTTTTTAAGCAGGCCTATGGGACAGTCATTGATCTTGATGAACTGAGAATCCATCACGATGGCCTAAATTTGCAAAAAGTACGGACTTCCCATGGAATTGAAATCTACAAGAGCGAAATGCAAGCGGTGCCAAAATTGGTCAATCAAACTCCACATATAGGTTCGGCTTCGATGGCGCGTCAGCTTCGCGAAGTTCAAAACATTAGCCCATCGCAATACAAGGAATTGGTGGAGCATCTCAACTCCAATCTTCTGAAGCAGATGAGCTCGGCACCCAAGCCGGTTACTCAATCAGCTATTGCCGTCCCTGCGAAGGCAGTCTCGAATAGTGCTTCAAAAATAGTTTCTCCTGCTAGCGCGGGTGTGACCCTCAAAGCAATCGGCGTGATCGGTGTTTTCACCAGCCTGCGGGACGCTGCGAAAGAAGCTGGAATAGGTGGCTACGCTTTTGGAGAAATTAACGCTCCCTACTATTTCACAGACAACTCGGGTTCGGTATTCGTTGCTCGTACCTGGAAAGACGGAATAGCGAACCTCTGGAAACAGCATTACGAAATTGAGTATATTGCCGGACCACGCACAGGGCACAAAGAAGAAGTAGACGAGGAGAACTACAATATTTATCAATGGACCGCTCGTCAGAAGTGGGGCGAGCTTATCAAAGGTGGTATATTCACTGAACCGAGGTTTAAGCCTGGGACAGATAGAGAATCGCTACCAGTCGTGGATCCGGTCTCCGGTGCAGTAAATGGCTGGGTCGATGAGGATGGGGTTCATATTGTAAACTACGATTTGCGAGGAAGAGTATGA
- a CDS encoding SMI1/KNR4 family protein, translating into MINFRSGGLGTIRPRTSGADDSELRKFEGEFGYRIPNTYRHFLATVNGGTFTDPFPISLPAGSFSDATSLFTLYSLDSKNPRSGADVREVLRLHATRIPTGSLPIGDDGDNLLLIHCIPNRAGHISLWVREDEWDKAPEENSVPVADSFESCFGLS; encoded by the coding sequence ATGATTAATTTCAGATCAGGCGGACTAGGAACGATTCGTCCGCGAACTTCCGGGGCGGATGACAGTGAATTGCGCAAATTCGAGGGCGAATTTGGATATCGGATTCCCAATACGTATAGACATTTCTTGGCGACAGTGAATGGCGGAACGTTCACCGATCCATTTCCGATATCGCTTCCAGCCGGTTCGTTTAGCGATGCTACCTCTCTCTTTACGTTGTATTCTCTCGATTCAAAAAATCCTAGGAGCGGCGCCGATGTGCGCGAGGTACTGCGACTACACGCCACGCGCATTCCTACGGGCAGTCTCCCCATAGGCGATGACGGCGACAACCTGTTGTTGATCCACTGCATTCCGAATCGCGCCGGTCACATTTCGCTTTGGGTCCGCGAGGATGAGTGGGACAAAGCACCTGAAGAGAACTCGGTGCCCGTCGCAGACTCGTTCGAATCATGCTTTGGCTTGTCATAG
- a CDS encoding AAA family ATPase, translating into MLWLVIDILHVHSTYTDSSYGSIVNGVLTRDDAGRALLASQFSQGVGLEGGSNLDTSVAAYTNLDQLKLDKSGGTGAGVVYEYSGPAENSSGAAPGALKSITLKRGATVFQKLEYAYDSVSKRLATITLKSGSGTTLQSFDYAYKAQTDLVESLTIPGVGQTSWTYEPQTGRLQNLSVTNVLDDTPYQAGYSYNGHDQRSGETVSYSTPGGGSVSYAGEFGYDAHDQLATAAKTYTSGGLTNESYSYTYDGVGNRTSANGAASAFNNLNQNTDFNYDVRGNLLGDGVQSYTWDALDRLTSVTKAGGLSRVEFEYDGQNRRTEKRVYGRASVGDPWSLTSTIRYAWEGERLAARNAAARPRGILLLGVPGSGKSAFCKALGNETGRPTLILDIGAMLGSLVGQTEQNVRQALRIADAMAPCVLMVDEVEKALSGVSGSGDSGVSARLFGTLLTWLSDHTSDVFVVCTANDVSKLPPEFSRAERFDGIFFLDTPGTAEKSAIWPIHQTRYGLNANTKRPEDREWTGAEIQSCCRLAALLDVPLQEAARHVVPVAVTAAEGVERLRTWAAGRCLDASRPGVYTRTTEPTSPTSRRVTRASAN; encoded by the coding sequence ATGCTTTGGCTTGTCATAGATATTCTACACGTTCACAGCACCTACACCGATTCAAGCTATGGCAGCATCGTCAACGGCGTCCTCACCCGCGACGACGCCGGGCGGGCGCTGCTGGCCAGCCAGTTCAGCCAGGGCGTCGGCCTGGAAGGCGGCAGCAATCTCGACACCTCCGTCGCCGCGTACACGAACCTCGACCAGCTCAAGCTCGATAAGTCCGGCGGCACCGGCGCCGGCGTGGTGTACGAATATTCCGGCCCGGCGGAGAACAGCAGTGGTGCTGCCCCGGGTGCGCTCAAGTCGATCACGCTCAAGCGGGGTGCCACCGTCTTCCAGAAGCTGGAGTATGCTTATGACTCCGTGAGCAAACGGCTGGCGACCATCACCCTCAAGAGCGGCAGCGGCACGACGCTGCAATCCTTCGACTACGCCTACAAGGCCCAGACCGACCTGGTCGAATCACTCACCATCCCTGGCGTCGGCCAGACGAGTTGGACGTACGAGCCCCAGACCGGCCGGCTGCAGAACCTCTCGGTTACGAACGTCCTGGACGACACGCCTTACCAGGCCGGCTACAGCTACAACGGCCACGACCAGCGCAGCGGCGAGACCGTCAGCTACAGCACGCCCGGCGGCGGATCGGTCTCCTACGCCGGTGAGTTTGGCTACGACGCCCACGACCAGCTCGCCACCGCCGCCAAGACCTACACGTCTGGTGGCCTGACGAACGAGAGCTATTCCTACACCTACGACGGCGTCGGCAACCGCACGTCGGCCAACGGCGCCGCTTCGGCGTTCAACAACCTCAACCAGAACACCGACTTCAACTACGACGTCCGCGGCAACCTGCTCGGCGACGGCGTGCAGAGTTACACGTGGGACGCACTCGACCGCCTGACGAGCGTCACCAAGGCTGGCGGCCTGTCGCGGGTCGAGTTCGAGTACGACGGTCAGAACCGCCGGACGGAGAAGCGGGTATACGGCCGAGCCTCGGTCGGCGATCCCTGGTCGCTGACCAGCACCATCCGCTACGCCTGGGAAGGCGAGCGGCTGGCCGCCCGCAATGCCGCCGCCCGGCCTCGGGGCATCCTGCTGCTGGGCGTACCAGGCAGCGGCAAGAGCGCGTTCTGTAAAGCGCTCGGCAACGAGACCGGCCGGCCGACACTGATCTTGGATATCGGCGCCATGCTGGGCAGTCTGGTCGGCCAGACTGAGCAGAATGTCCGCCAGGCCCTGCGCATCGCCGACGCCATGGCTCCGTGCGTCCTGATGGTCGATGAAGTCGAGAAGGCCTTAAGCGGTGTCTCGGGCAGCGGCGACAGCGGCGTTTCGGCCCGGCTGTTCGGCACGCTTCTGACCTGGCTCAGCGATCACACCAGTGACGTATTCGTTGTCTGCACGGCCAATGACGTGAGCAAGCTGCCGCCGGAGTTCAGTAGAGCTGAGCGCTTTGACGGGATCTTCTTCCTGGACACCCCCGGCACGGCCGAGAAGTCGGCGATCTGGCCCATCCACCAGACGCGCTACGGTCTCAATGCAAATACCAAGCGGCCCGAGGACCGGGAGTGGACGGGTGCCGAGATCCAGTCCTGTTGCCGCTTGGCGGCGCTGCTGGATGTGCCGCTTCAGGAAGCAGCCAGGCACGTCGTCCCGGTGGCCGTGACCGCCGCCGAGGGTGTCGAACGGCTGAGGACCTGGGCGGCGGGGCGGTGCCTCGATGCCAGCCGACCGGGGGTGTACACCCGCACGACGGAGCCAACATCTCCTACCTCGCGTCGGGTAACCCGGGCATCGGCCAACTGA
- a CDS encoding DUF932 domain-containing protein — protein sequence MTMTTINPQDSTDLDSDLPDIATITPTPPSPVWERLGVDISRARTAVDALKAAGLDWQVEQWPVQATDPQSWKTTPLPDHLANVRSDTRNLLGVVGKTYRVFENRQLFEFLGALVADRLVSFHSAGCLRGGRRVWALCQLPRVYQAAPDDTVKPFLLVTNTHDGDGPLQMVPATVRDVCANAFNLPLDVGGSGSRGLTIRHHAGLTQSLAEARRNLRAIAARFEQFESELATLAATPLSRWQVGEYFASVLAAADGSGDQPTDSRDRLLTRLQENFDGPTNTIPGIAGTAWAAFNAVGEWADSQRSFRGRDDLARAEARLDAIWFGSSHRLKQAAYRSALGLAGLN from the coding sequence ATGACCATGACCACGATTAACCCTCAAGACTCCACCGACCTCGATAGCGACCTTCCCGATATCGCCACGATCACACCGACACCGCCGTCCCCTGTTTGGGAACGCCTAGGCGTCGACATCAGCCGCGCCCGTACCGCGGTCGACGCCCTGAAGGCTGCCGGGCTCGACTGGCAGGTGGAACAGTGGCCCGTGCAGGCGACTGACCCGCAGAGCTGGAAGACCACTCCGCTGCCTGATCACCTCGCCAACGTCAGGTCCGACACTCGTAACTTGCTTGGGGTCGTCGGCAAGACGTATCGCGTGTTCGAGAACCGACAGTTGTTCGAGTTCCTGGGCGCCCTGGTCGCCGACCGGCTGGTCTCGTTCCATTCCGCCGGCTGCCTGCGTGGCGGCCGGCGGGTTTGGGCACTGTGCCAGTTGCCTCGCGTGTACCAGGCCGCCCCCGATGACACGGTTAAGCCCTTCCTGCTCGTGACCAACACGCATGACGGCGACGGCCCACTTCAGATGGTGCCTGCCACCGTGCGGGATGTTTGTGCCAACGCGTTCAATCTGCCCTTAGACGTCGGCGGAAGCGGCAGCCGGGGCCTGACGATCCGGCATCACGCTGGGCTCACGCAGAGCTTAGCTGAGGCCCGGCGGAACCTCCGTGCCATCGCCGCCCGGTTCGAGCAGTTCGAATCCGAGCTGGCGACGCTGGCGGCGACGCCGCTGTCGCGCTGGCAGGTTGGTGAGTACTTCGCATCGGTACTCGCTGCCGCCGATGGCAGTGGCGATCAGCCGACTGACAGCCGAGACCGCCTACTGACCCGCCTGCAGGAGAACTTCGACGGGCCGACCAACACGATTCCGGGCATCGCCGGCACGGCTTGGGCGGCGTTCAACGCGGTGGGCGAGTGGGCCGACAGCCAGCGCTCATTCCGGGGCCGCGACGACCTGGCCCGTGCCGAGGCGCGGCTCGACGCGATCTGGTTCGGGAGCTCCCACCGACTGAAGCAGGCTGCATACCGCTCCGCCCTGGGTTTGGCGGGCCTGAACTGA
- a CDS encoding DUF4230 domain-containing protein, whose amino-acid sequence MWSRCIWILALGLSLALTGWGVIGLYTHRPSGSGSQPPPFTNHHVGVSIADLQELAELTILKVDLADVQETTLTGNTGTARATLLIAGDARIGTDLAKAKIIKCDEATRTLVLQLPLPVVQSVRLDHARTRLTSIRRTGLWRLMPSEETRTDLVNAAFAEAQRQLEKAAGRLELREKAQAKAEAILRDHLKVAHWDLGVDWR is encoded by the coding sequence ATGTGGAGCAGATGTATATGGATTCTTGCGCTGGGCCTGTCCCTGGCGCTCACCGGCTGGGGCGTCATCGGCCTGTATACCCACAGACCATCCGGGTCAGGCAGTCAGCCGCCGCCATTCACCAACCATCACGTCGGTGTGTCAATCGCGGACCTGCAGGAACTGGCCGAGCTGACGATCCTGAAAGTCGACTTGGCCGACGTCCAAGAGACGACCCTGACCGGCAACACCGGCACAGCCAGAGCAACGCTGCTCATCGCCGGCGATGCCCGCATCGGCACCGACCTGGCCAAGGCCAAGATCATCAAGTGCGACGAGGCAACCCGGACGCTGGTGCTGCAGCTGCCGCTGCCGGTCGTCCAGTCGGTCCGACTCGATCACGCCCGCACCCGGCTGACATCCATCCGCCGAACGGGATTATGGCGGCTGATGCCGTCAGAGGAGACCCGAACGGACCTGGTCAACGCGGCGTTCGCCGAGGCCCAGCGGCAACTGGAGAAGGCGGCGGGGCGGTTGGAGTTACGGGAGAAAGCCCAAGCAAAGGCTGAGGCGATACTGCGGGATCACTTGAAAGTGGCACATTGGGATCTGGGCGTGGACTGGCGGTAG
- the odhB gene encoding 2-oxoglutarate dehydrogenase complex dihydrolipoyllysine-residue succinyltransferase, with product MPTSVPVPPMGESVSQAVLLRWTKNDGDRVAKDEVIAELETDKANAELNAPAAGVLTTKAKPGDTVKVGDVIAMLDEAGAGAKPAAKAPEAKPAETKSTGPTASANPSPGIPSAAASSSADAPAAAAPDLRPSVRRLVDENNLDAAAIAPTGPGGKIIKEDVIRHMEAKPAAAPAPAPAAKPEAKPSPATPAPGSRPLPASTDESVGGYDDNGLKRVPMSKIRKRIAQTLVQAQQTAAILTTFNEVDMSQIMALRGKFKERFQEVHGIGLGFMSFFGKAVTLALKEFPRVNASIEGEDIIYHNYVHLGIAVSTERGLAVPVLRNADQMGFAKIESEIKRLANSVRDGKLSIQELTGGTFSITNGGVFGSLLSTPILNPPQSAILGMHAIQQRPIAVDGKVEIRPMMYIALSYDHRLVDGKESVSFLVRLKQYLEDPARLMLEI from the coding sequence ATGCCAACCTCAGTACCAGTTCCCCCGATGGGCGAGTCTGTCAGCCAGGCCGTCCTGCTCCGCTGGACCAAGAACGACGGCGATCGCGTCGCAAAAGATGAAGTGATCGCCGAGCTCGAAACCGACAAGGCCAACGCCGAGCTGAACGCCCCCGCCGCCGGCGTGCTGACGACCAAGGCCAAGCCCGGCGACACGGTGAAGGTCGGCGACGTGATCGCGATGCTGGACGAGGCTGGAGCCGGCGCAAAGCCGGCCGCCAAGGCACCTGAAGCCAAGCCCGCCGAAACCAAATCCACCGGCCCGACCGCGTCGGCCAATCCGTCGCCGGGTATTCCGTCAGCGGCGGCTTCGTCGTCGGCAGACGCCCCCGCCGCCGCCGCGCCGGACCTGCGTCCGTCCGTTCGACGGCTGGTCGACGAGAACAACCTCGACGCCGCCGCGATCGCCCCGACCGGCCCCGGCGGAAAGATCATCAAGGAAGACGTCATCCGGCACATGGAAGCCAAGCCCGCGGCGGCTCCCGCCCCCGCGCCGGCGGCGAAGCCCGAGGCCAAGCCCTCGCCCGCCACGCCCGCCCCAGGCTCGCGCCCGCTGCCGGCATCGACCGACGAATCGGTCGGCGGCTACGACGACAACGGTCTGAAGCGCGTGCCGATGAGCAAGATCCGCAAGCGCATCGCCCAGACCCTCGTCCAGGCCCAGCAGACCGCTGCCATCCTGACCACCTTCAACGAGGTGGACATGAGCCAGATCATGGCCCTTCGCGGCAAGTTCAAGGAGCGCTTCCAGGAAGTCCACGGCATAGGCCTGGGTTTCATGAGCTTCTTCGGCAAGGCCGTCACGCTCGCGTTGAAGGAGTTCCCCCGCGTCAACGCCAGCATCGAAGGCGAAGACATCATCTACCACAACTATGTGCACCTGGGCATTGCCGTCAGCACGGAGCGCGGCTTGGCCGTCCCCGTGCTGCGGAACGCCGACCAGATGGGCTTTGCCAAGATCGAGAGTGAGATCAAGCGGCTGGCCAACTCTGTTCGCGACGGCAAGTTGAGCATCCAGGAGCTGACCGGCGGCACCTTCAGCATCACCAACGGCGGCGTCTTTGGCAGCCTGCTGAGCACGCCAATTCTCAATCCGCCGCAGAGCGCCATCCTCGGCATGCACGCGATCCAGCAGCGCCCGATCGCCGTCGACGGCAAGGTGGAGATCCGGCCGATGATGTACATCGCCCTCAGCTACGATCATCGTCTGGTGGATGGCAAGGAATCGGTCAGCTTCCTGGTGCGCCTGAAGCAGTACCTGGAAGACCCGGCAAGGCTGATGCTGGAGATCTAG